Part of the Marinobacterium rhizophilum genome is shown below.
ATGGTCCGCCTGGCGCACCGCACTCAGGCGATGCGCCACGATCAGGGTGGTTCGCCCCACCAGGAAGTCACTGAGCGCCGCATGCAACCGGGCCTCGGTCTGGGCATCCAGCGCCGATGTGGCCTCATCCAGAATCACCACACTGGGGTCTGCCAGTACCATGCGCGCAATCGCCAGGCGCTGGCGCTGGCCACCGGAGAGGCGCACGCCCTGACGCCCGACCCGGGTATCCAGCGCCTGTTCCATGTCAGCGACAAAATCGCGCAACTGAGCAATCTCCAGCGCCTGCCACAGCTGGACATCCGTGTACTGCCGCCCCAGGGTGAGATTGCTGCGCACCGTGCCATTAAACAACGCCGGTTGTTGCAATACGGTGGCGACACGCTCGCGCACCCGATCCAGCCCAATCTCCTCGATGGGTACATCACCGTACAGAATCCGGCCGCTGCCCGTCGGATAGAGCCCGAGCAAGACCTGCACCAGCGTCGACTTGCCACCACCGCTGGCACCCACCAGCGCGATCTTCTGCCCCGCCGGCACCGTCAGGCTGATGCCATTCAGCACATCCTGACCGGGCGCGTAACTAAAATGGACGGCTTGCAGCGCGACCGATACCGTCCTGTGCCCGGCGAAGGGGTCGCGCAGATGCGGATAGCGCGGTTCCTGTTGCAGCATTAACAGGCCATTGATGCGTGTCAGCGCCGCCTTGGCGGCATAGAAGGCATACTGCACTCCCAGGACCTCCTGCACCGGTCCCATCATGAACCAGAGATAGCCGAAGACTGCGATCATCTGCCCGACACTCAGGTCCGAGAACACCACCATCAGCATCGACAGGGCGCGGAACAGATCAAACCCCACCAGAAACAGCATCATGCTGAAACGCGATGCCGCATCGCTGCGCCACTCGAAGGCCGCCGAGTGATCCCGCACCCGGCGGGCCTCGTCCACCATGCGGGACAGGTAATGCCGCTCCCGGTTGGAAGCCCGAATCTGCTGAATGGCATCCAGAGTTTCGATAAGGGCATTCTGAAAGACTTCAAATGCCGCATTCTCATGCTTTTTAAGCTGTTTCACCTGCTTGCCAATGGCCATGGTCAGGGCGATCACCAGCGGATTGAGAAACAGAATAAAGAGTGCCAGCTGCCAGTGCATCCACAGCAAAATAACGGCGGTACCCACAATGGAGAGCAGCGCGATCAGCAACTTGCTGACCGAGCCGCCGATGAACTTGTCCAGCGTATCGAGATCGGTGACAAAGTGGGACGTCACGGCGCCACTGCCCCGGGTTTCATACTCGGCCATGGAAATACGCTGCAACCGTTCCAGCATGTCGCTGCGAATGCGAAAAATAATGTCCTTGGACACCAGCGTAAACTGGCGCGCCTGCCAGACCCCCAGCACCAGCGCGATGGCCCGCAGCACAACCGTGACCAGCAGTATTGCCAGAATATAGAGCACAGGCCCCTGCCAGCTCGCCGGCACCAGCGGGTTGATCAGGCCAATCAGCGGGCCGGGCTTGTCGAGCAGAACCTCGTCAACCAGCAGCGGCATCAGCAGGGGCAAGGGTACCGACGCGAGGGTCGCCAGCAAGGCGATCAGATTCGCCAGCACCAGCTCCCGGCGATGCTCCAGCGCAATGCGTGCAATGCGCTCCCACTCGTAGGTCACTGTATCCATGCAGGGTATCGGTCTCCTCGTTCGCCCTTGGCATCATAGCCAATTCAGCCTGGCCAAACACGCAAAAGCCCCGCAGAATCGCCGATTGCGCGCACCACCGGCACACAGGACTCGACGTAACGCCGGCAAGACAGTAACGTATATGCCCTGCGCAAACCTGCACAAGAGAATTCAATGGAAAGCATCACCCTGCAACCTGTCGCCCGCGTCAACGGCGAAGTCCAGATTCCCGGCTCCAAGAGCCTGTCCAACCGCATTCTGCTGCTGGCGGCGCTGGCCGAAGGCAGCACCCACATTACCAACCTGCTGGACAGTGACGACGTACGCCACATGCTCACCGCCCTCCAGCAACTGGGTGTGAACTATCAGCTGTCGGACGACCGTCTTAGTTGCACGGTACAAGGCATCGGCGGCAGCTTTGCCAGCACCGGCGCCGAGTTGTTCCTCGGCAACGCGGGCACCGCCATGCGCCCCCTGACCGCAGCACTGTGCCTGGGCCAGGGAGAATTCCAGCTGACGGGCGAGCCGCGCATGTATGAGCGCCCGATCCTGGACCTGGTAGATGCACTGCGGGCACTGGGAGCTGATATCAGCTACCTGAAGGATGAAGGCTACCCGCCGCTGAAGATTCGCGCCAACGGCCTGCAGGGCGGAACGGTCAAGATTCGCGGCAATATCTCCAGCCAGTTCCTTACCGCCTTGCTGATGGTCGCCCCCCTGGCCCAGGACGACCTGGTCATCGAAATGGACGGCGAGCTGGTGTCCAAGCCCTATATCGACATTACCCTGCACGCCATGCGCAGCTTCGGCGTCGAGGTCGAAAACGACAATTACCAGCGCTTTCACATCAAGGGTCAGCAGTGCTACCGCGCACCCGGTGAAATCATGGTGGAAGGCGATGCCTCGTCGGCGTCCTATTTTCTTGCCGCGGCCGCCATCGCCGGCGGCACCATTCGTGTTCATGGCGTGGGCAGCGACAGCGTGCAGGGCGACCGGCTCTTCGCCGATGTACTCGAACAGATGGGTGCCCGCGTGACCTGGGGCCCCACCTGGATTGAAGTCACCCGCGGCACACTCAAGGGCGTGGACCTGGACATGAACCACATTCCCGATGCCGCCATGACCATCGGCACCGCCGCCCTGTTTGCCGAGGGCCCCACGGCCATTCGCAACATTTACAACTGGCGCGTCAAGGAAACCGACCGCCTCAGCGCCATGGCCACCGAGTTGCGCAAGGTCGGTGCCACCGTGGTGGAGGGCGAGGACTTTATCGAGATCACGCCGCCTGCAAAGCTGACGACCGCGGCCATCGATACCTACGACGATCACCGCATGGCGATGTGCTTCTCGCTGGTCGCGCTGAGCGATACGCCGGTCACCATCAATGACCCGGGCTGCACGGCCAAGACCTTCCCGCAGTACTTCTCGCTGTTCAAGACCATCTGCCAGGACTGAGCCTGGCACGCTGCCACCCTCCCTGCGGGCACAGCCTGTCCGCAGGGGCCTCCCCACCCAATTCCCTGAAACATTCCAGACGGCACAGACTCAAACGGGCATAACCACAGCCGAGTGCCTGTCCGATGATTCACCACGCCACGCAACGCCGTCCGACTACTGCACTGAGCCTGCCTGTGCTCCTCCTGCTGCTGAGCTGCGGCCTGTTCAGTGGCCCGACCCTGGCCGATCAGCTGCATATCCGGGGCAAGCTGTTTCGCGATGGCGACTCGGTGATACAGCTGTTGCAACATGCAGGGCAGCCGCTGTGGGTCAGCCCGATCGGCTATCGCTGCAGCTCACGTTTTGATCGCCGACACTACCGCCGGTATGAGCGCCGCCACGGGCATGATCGCTGTCGTTACCGCCTTGCGGCCGAGCGCTGGACCTACATCGACGCCGGCAAGGAAATCCGCGTAACCATCGTCGACGACACCATCGATGCCATCGACTGGAAGTTCAAGGGGCACAGCTGGTAGCCCTCGATAA
Proteins encoded:
- a CDS encoding ABC transporter ATP-binding protein, which translates into the protein MDTVTYEWERIARIALEHRRELVLANLIALLATLASVPLPLLMPLLVDEVLLDKPGPLIGLINPLVPASWQGPVLYILAILLVTVVLRAIALVLGVWQARQFTLVSKDIIFRIRSDMLERLQRISMAEYETRGSGAVTSHFVTDLDTLDKFIGGSVSKLLIALLSIVGTAVILLWMHWQLALFILFLNPLVIALTMAIGKQVKQLKKHENAAFEVFQNALIETLDAIQQIRASNRERHYLSRMVDEARRVRDHSAAFEWRSDAASRFSMMLFLVGFDLFRALSMLMVVFSDLSVGQMIAVFGYLWFMMGPVQEVLGVQYAFYAAKAALTRINGLLMLQQEPRYPHLRDPFAGHRTVSVALQAVHFSYAPGQDVLNGISLTVPAGQKIALVGASGGGKSTLVQVLLGLYPTGSGRILYGDVPIEEIGLDRVRERVATVLQQPALFNGTVRSNLTLGRQYTDVQLWQALEIAQLRDFVADMEQALDTRVGRQGVRLSGGQRQRLAIARMVLADPSVVILDEATSALDAQTEARLHAALSDFLVGRTTLIVAHRLSAVRQADHVYVFEDGRIAEEGPHEVLLDRNGLYARLYGHYQ
- the aroA gene encoding 3-phosphoshikimate 1-carboxyvinyltransferase codes for the protein MESITLQPVARVNGEVQIPGSKSLSNRILLLAALAEGSTHITNLLDSDDVRHMLTALQQLGVNYQLSDDRLSCTVQGIGGSFASTGAELFLGNAGTAMRPLTAALCLGQGEFQLTGEPRMYERPILDLVDALRALGADISYLKDEGYPPLKIRANGLQGGTVKIRGNISSQFLTALLMVAPLAQDDLVIEMDGELVSKPYIDITLHAMRSFGVEVENDNYQRFHIKGQQCYRAPGEIMVEGDASSASYFLAAAAIAGGTIRVHGVGSDSVQGDRLFADVLEQMGARVTWGPTWIEVTRGTLKGVDLDMNHIPDAAMTIGTAALFAEGPTAIRNIYNWRVKETDRLSAMATELRKVGATVVEGEDFIEITPPAKLTTAAIDTYDDHRMAMCFSLVALSDTPVTINDPGCTAKTFPQYFSLFKTICQD